TGGAACCCGCTCGCCACCGTGATGCTGACGCGCGGCGCCGAGGGGGCCAGCCTGTTCCACGCGCGCGGCGACTTCCATGCCCAGCCGCCCGCGGTGGCGGTGGTGGACACGGTGGGCGCGGGCGATGCCTCGATGGCCGGCCTGCTCTACAGCCTGATGCACCATGCCGAGGCCGCGCCCGAGCAGCATCTGCGCTGGGCGGTGGCGGCCGGCGCCGCGGCCTGCACCGCGGCCGGTGCCGCGCCGCCCAGCCTGACTCAGCTGGAACAGCTGGCGCCGCAGGTCAAGGTCTGGGCCGCCTGAGCCAGCTGCCAGAGCGCAAAACCGCCCAGGATGGCGGCGCTGAGCCGGTTTACACGCCGCTGCCAGCGCGCGTCGAAGCGGCCGCGCAGCCGGCCCACGCCGCTGCTGAGCAGCAGCCACCAGAGCGCCGAGCCGATAAACACGCCCGCCACCATCGCCGCCGGGCTGGCCGTCGCGCCGCTGCCGGCGAGCGCGCCGAAGATGGCGATGAAGGAGAAGATGGTGGCGGGGTTGGCCAGGGTCAGCAACAGGGTGCTGCCGAAATGGCGCCAGGCCGATGCCGGCTTGCCGGCCTGGGCCGCCGCGCTGCCGACCGGCGCGCGCAGCAGCTGTAGCGCCATCCACAGCAGGTAGGCGCCGCCGCCCAGGGCCAGCGGCAGGCGCGCGGCGGTCAGCGCCTGGATCAGCGCGTGCACGCCGTAGGCGCCCACCGCGCCATAGAGGGCATCGGCCACTGCCGCCCCCAGGCCGGTGGCCAGGCCGGCGCGCGGGCCCAGTTGCAGGCTGCGCTGGATCGTCAGCAGGCCGATCGGCCCCACCGGGGCGGCGATCGAGACGCCGATCAGCATGGCCTTGAGAAAGCTGATGAGTACAGGCGCGCCATCCATGGCCGCAATGTAAGGCTTGCGACCCGGCTCAGGCGCTCTCGCCGCGCTTGCTGGCCACCAGGGTCTGCGGCCCGCGCACCTGCAGGCGGGCGCGGCCGGGCTCGGGCGCGGCCAGGGGGCTGACCTCCTGCAGCGTGGCCCGGCAGCGCAGGGTCAGGTCTTGATAGGTCTGCGTGCCTTCCAGCTTCCAGCGCATCTCGTCCTCGCTGAGCGGGCGCATGACCTTGGCCGGCAGGCCGGCGATGAGCGACTTCTCGGGCAGCTTGAGCCCGGCGCGCACAAAGGCGCAGGCGGCCACGATGCTGTAGGCGCCCACCTCGGCCTCGTCCATCACCACCGCGTTCATGCCCACCAGGGCGTCGTGGCGCACCACGCAACCATGCAGCACCGCACCGTGGCCGATATGGCCGTTGCGCTCGACCAGGGTCTCCGAGTCCGGGAAGCCGTGGATCACGCAGCTGTCCTGCACGTTCACGCCCTCGTGCAGCACGATGCGGCCGAAGTCGGCGCGCAGCGACGCCAGCGGGCCGATATAGCAGCCCGGCCCCACATGCACGTCGCCAATCAGCACGGCCGTGGGATGGACGAAGGCGTCGGGATGGACGACGGGGATCACGCCGTCGATCGAGTAGCAGGGCATGGCTTCGCTCTCCTGATATGCGTCAAGGGTTTACCCCGACGTGAATAGGTCTTGTGTTGAATCAAGCTGGACCTTACGATCTACCGACCGGTCGGTCAAGAGTGTTTGTGACTGATCAAAGCATCTCCCTGTTCTTCGTGTTTGAGGTTTGTGCCCATGACGCTAGAAAACGCCGAGTCGCCGTTGCTGATCACCCAGGATGACGCGGTGCGCACCCTGACGCTGAACCGGCCGGCCGCCCTGAATGCCTTCACGACGCAGCTGCTCTCGATGCTGCGCACGGCGCTGGACGAGGCGGCGCGCGACGACAGCGTGCGTGCGGTGGTGATCACCGGCGCCGGCCGGGCGTTCAGCGCCGGCCAGGATCTCTCCGACGCGATGATCAAGCCGGAGTTCGAGCCCGGCGGCAAGCCCAAGGACATCGGCACCCTGTTGGACCATTACTACATCCCGCTGGCCCTGCGCGTGCGCTCCATGCCGGTGCCGGTGGTGTGTGCGGTGAACGGCGTGGCGGCCGGGGCGGGCGCCAATTTCGCGCTGGGCTGCGACCTCGTGATCGCGGCCCAGTCGGCCAACTTCATCCAGGCCTTTGCCAAGATCGGCCTGATCCCGGATTGCGGCGGCACCTGGCTGCTGCCGCGCCTGGTGGGCCGCGCCCGCGCCCTGCAGCTGGCCCTCATGGGCGAGAAGCTCAGCGCCACCGAGGCGGTGCAGATGGGCCTGATCGCCCGCTGCGTGCCCGACGCCGACCTGGCCGCCACCGCGCAGGCCGTGGCGCTGAAGCTGGCCGCCTTGCCGACGCGCGCCCTGGTGGAGACGCGCCGCGCCTTCGACGAGGCAATGAGCCTGGATTACGAAGACGCCATGAAGCTCGAGGCGGTGATGCAGAGCCATCTGGGCTTTGCCGCCGACTACCAGGAAGGCGTGCAGGCCTTCATGGAAAAACGCGCCCCGCAGTTCACCGACCGCTGAATCCCATGACGCCTCAACAAATCGCCGAAGCGGTGCGCGACGGCATGTTCGCCAATGACCGTGCCTCCAAGGGCATGGGCATGGAAATCACCGCGGTGGCGCCGGGCGCCGCCACGCTCACCATGAGGGTGCGCGAAGACATGCTGAATGGCTTCGACATCTGCCATGGCGGCTTCATCACCACCCTGGCCGACTCGGCCTTTGCCTTCGCCTGCAACTCGTACAACGAGCTGACGGTGGCCTCGGGTTTCGCGATCGACATCGTCGCGCCGGCCCGCTTGAACGACACGCTGACCGCGGTGGCGAGCGAGATTTCGCTCGCCGGCCGCACCGGCGTCTATGACATCACCATTCGCAACCAGCAGCAGCAGCTGGTGGCCGTGTTCCGCGGCAAGTCCTATCGCATCAAGGGGAAGCCCGTGGTGCCAGGTCTTGCCACGGGCGCTCAGGAGTAAGCCCCCATGTCCGTCAAGTCCCCCGCCCCCGGCGATCTGGAAGCCATCGAAACCGCCAGCCGCGACGAGCTGCAGGCCCTGCAGCTGCAGCGCCTGCAATGGTCGCTCAAGCAGGCCTACGACAACGTGCCGCATTACAAGGCGGTCTTCGACGCCAAGGGCGTGCACCCCAGCGATCTGAAGACCCTGGCCGATCTGGCGAAGTTCCCCTTCACCACCAAGAAGGACCTGCGCGACAACTACCCCTTCGGCATGTTCGCCGTGCCGCGCGAGCGCGTGGCGCGCATCCATGCCTCCTCGGGCACCACCGGCAAGCCGACGGTGGTGGGCTACACGCTCAAGGACATCGACACCTGGGCCGGCCTGGTGGCGCGTTCGCTGCGCGCCGCCGGCGTGCGCCCCGGCAACATCGTGCACATCGCCTATGGCTACGGCCTCTTCACCGGCGGCCTGGGTGCGCATTACGGCGCCGAGAAGCTGGGCTGCACGGTGATCCCGATGTCGGGCGGCCAGACCGAGAAGCAGGTGCAGCTGATCCAGGACTTCCGGCCCGACGCCATCATGGTCACGCCCAGCTATATGCAGGTGATCATCGAGGAGTTCGCGCGCCAGGGCCTGGACGCGCGCGACAGTTCGCTCAAGGTGGGCATCTTCGGCGCCGAGCCCTGGACCGAGGCGATGCGCCGCGAGATCGAGGGCAAGGCCGGCATCGACGCGGTGGACATCTACGGCCTCTCCGAAGTCATGGGGCCAGGTGTTGCCAGCGAATGCGTGGAGTCCAAGGACGGCCCGGTGATCTGGGAAGACCATTTCTATCCCGAGATCATCAATCCCGAGACCGGCGAGGTGGTGGCCGACGGCGAGGAGGGCGAGCTGGTGTTCACCTCGCTCTCCAAGGAAGCGCTGCCCATCATCCGCTACCGCACCCGCGACCTGACGCGCCTCTTGCCGCCCACCTCGCGCAGCATGCGCCGCATGGGCAAGATCGTCGGCCGCAGCGACGACATGCTGATCAT
This portion of the Paucibacter sediminis genome encodes:
- a CDS encoding phenylacetic acid degradation protein PaaY is translated as MPCYSIDGVIPVVHPDAFVHPTAVLIGDVHVGPGCYIGPLASLRADFGRIVLHEGVNVQDSCVIHGFPDSETLVERNGHIGHGAVLHGCVVRHDALVGMNAVVMDEAEVGAYSIVAACAFVRAGLKLPEKSLIAGLPAKVMRPLSEDEMRWKLEGTQTYQDLTLRCRATLQEVSPLAAPEPGRARLQVRGPQTLVASKRGESA
- a CDS encoding enoyl-CoA hydratase-related protein, whose protein sequence is MTLENAESPLLITQDDAVRTLTLNRPAALNAFTTQLLSMLRTALDEAARDDSVRAVVITGAGRAFSAGQDLSDAMIKPEFEPGGKPKDIGTLLDHYYIPLALRVRSMPVPVVCAVNGVAAGAGANFALGCDLVIAAQSANFIQAFAKIGLIPDCGGTWLLPRLVGRARALQLALMGEKLSATEAVQMGLIARCVPDADLAATAQAVALKLAALPTRALVETRRAFDEAMSLDYEDAMKLEAVMQSHLGFAADYQEGVQAFMEKRAPQFTDR
- the paaK gene encoding phenylacetate--CoA ligase PaaK: MSVKSPAPGDLEAIETASRDELQALQLQRLQWSLKQAYDNVPHYKAVFDAKGVHPSDLKTLADLAKFPFTTKKDLRDNYPFGMFAVPRERVARIHASSGTTGKPTVVGYTLKDIDTWAGLVARSLRAAGVRPGNIVHIAYGYGLFTGGLGAHYGAEKLGCTVIPMSGGQTEKQVQLIQDFRPDAIMVTPSYMQVIIEEFARQGLDARDSSLKVGIFGAEPWTEAMRREIEGKAGIDAVDIYGLSEVMGPGVASECVESKDGPVIWEDHFYPEIINPETGEVVADGEEGELVFTSLSKEALPIIRYRTRDLTRLLPPTSRSMRRMGKIVGRSDDMLIIRGVNMFPTQVEELVLQEPQLSGQYQIVITRDGPLDAVEVRCELQPAAVNSANVGEIAKSLQHRIKTLIGVSTKVVIGPPESIERTLVGKARRVIDQRPK
- a CDS encoding LysE family translocator: MDGAPVLISFLKAMLIGVSIAAPVGPIGLLTIQRSLQLGPRAGLATGLGAAVADALYGAVGAYGVHALIQALTAARLPLALGGGAYLLWMALQLLRAPVGSAAAQAGKPASAWRHFGSTLLLTLANPATIFSFIAIFGALAGSGATASPAAMVAGVFIGSALWWLLLSSGVGRLRGRFDARWQRRVNRLSAAILGGFALWQLAQAAQTLTCGASCSS
- the paaI gene encoding hydroxyphenylacetyl-CoA thioesterase PaaI is translated as MTPQQIAEAVRDGMFANDRASKGMGMEITAVAPGAATLTMRVREDMLNGFDICHGGFITTLADSAFAFACNSYNELTVASGFAIDIVAPARLNDTLTAVASEISLAGRTGVYDITIRNQQQQLVAVFRGKSYRIKGKPVVPGLATGAQE